One genomic segment of Nocardioides cavernaquae includes these proteins:
- a CDS encoding YifB family Mg chelatase-like AAA ATPase, which yields MPCAAARTITLSGAFGHLVDVEVDVSQGVVSTSLVGRPDAAITESRDRCRTAVVNSGFRWPSTRRVTILLSPADLPKRGTQFDLAIAVGVLAASGQVPPAGLEETVLLGELTLGGRLRPMSGVLPMVLAAARSGVGRVMVPEPQLAEAAMVPGVEVIGVRSLPQVVAILRGDEVPDALPVAAESGTRVLTWRGEDRLADLDLADLVGMDDARVALEVAAAGGHHLLLTGPKGAGKTSLAERLVGILPDLTVAESLEVTAVQSLAGTLAPSAGLVSRPPFSAPHHSSSRTSVLGGGSGRVRPGEVSRAHCGVVLLDEFPLFARDILEAMRQPLESGEVTLARGEEVATYPARALFVLACNPCACGDYSTVVDSDDCHCSEAVRREYRRRLEGPVIDRIDITRHVLPEATLTRAPFDVPESSAAVRARVAQARERQAARYAGTPWRLNAHVPGAALRARWPLPPDGVAMIEGAVQAGELTRRGAIRAHRLAWTLADLGERPSPVERDVLTAIRLRTGLPLDTWMTRRAG from the coding sequence ATGCCCTGCGCTGCCGCTCGCACGATCACCTTGTCGGGGGCCTTCGGCCACCTGGTCGACGTCGAGGTCGATGTGTCCCAGGGCGTCGTGAGCACCAGCCTTGTGGGGCGCCCTGACGCCGCGATCACCGAGTCACGCGACCGGTGCCGGACCGCGGTCGTCAACTCGGGGTTCCGCTGGCCGAGCACTCGGCGCGTCACGATCCTGCTCTCGCCGGCTGACCTGCCCAAGCGAGGCACCCAGTTCGACCTGGCGATCGCCGTGGGAGTCCTGGCGGCGTCCGGCCAGGTGCCGCCGGCCGGCCTCGAGGAGACCGTCCTGCTGGGTGAGCTCACGCTTGGTGGACGACTGCGTCCGATGAGCGGGGTGCTTCCGATGGTGCTCGCGGCGGCGCGCTCCGGAGTGGGCCGGGTGATGGTGCCCGAGCCTCAGCTGGCCGAGGCCGCGATGGTGCCGGGCGTGGAGGTGATCGGGGTCCGTTCGCTCCCGCAGGTGGTCGCGATCCTTCGCGGCGACGAGGTGCCGGACGCATTGCCCGTCGCCGCAGAGAGCGGCACCAGGGTGCTGACCTGGCGAGGCGAGGACCGCCTGGCCGACCTCGACCTCGCCGACCTGGTCGGCATGGATGACGCACGGGTCGCGCTCGAGGTTGCGGCTGCGGGTGGGCACCATCTGCTGCTGACCGGACCCAAGGGAGCGGGCAAGACCTCGCTCGCCGAGCGGCTCGTTGGCATCTTGCCGGATCTGACCGTGGCCGAGTCGCTGGAGGTGACCGCGGTGCAGTCGCTCGCGGGCACGCTGGCTCCGTCCGCCGGGCTGGTCAGCCGGCCCCCGTTCTCGGCTCCGCACCACAGCTCCAGCCGGACCAGCGTGCTCGGCGGAGGCAGCGGTCGCGTCCGGCCCGGGGAGGTCAGCCGTGCCCACTGCGGGGTCGTCCTCCTGGACGAGTTCCCGCTCTTCGCTCGCGACATCCTCGAGGCGATGCGCCAGCCGCTCGAGTCCGGTGAGGTGACACTTGCGCGGGGCGAGGAGGTGGCGACGTACCCTGCGCGTGCCCTCTTCGTGCTGGCCTGCAATCCGTGCGCGTGCGGTGACTACAGCACCGTGGTCGACAGCGATGACTGTCACTGCTCCGAGGCCGTCCGGCGGGAGTACCGACGCCGTCTCGAGGGCCCGGTGATCGATCGCATCGACATCACCCGGCACGTGCTGCCGGAGGCCACGCTCACCCGCGCACCCTTCGACGTGCCGGAGTCGTCCGCCGCCGTCCGGGCCCGCGTGGCCCAGGCAAGGGAGCGGCAGGCGGCGCGCTACGCGGGCACTCCCTGGCGGCTCAACGCCCACGTTCCTGGTGCCGCGCTCCGTGCGCGGTGGCCGCTACCTCCCGATGGCGTCGCCATGATCGAGGGTGCGGTCCAGGCGGGTGAGCTCACGCGACGTGGCGCGATCCGGGCCCACCGACTGGCGTGGACGCTTGCCGATCTCGGCGAGCGTCCGTCCCCTGTGGAGCGGGACGTGCTGACTGCGATCCGGCTGCGGACCGGCCTCCCGCTGGACACCTGGATGACGCGGAGGGCCGGATGA
- a CDS encoding YraN family protein: MTTDRQRLGTYGEHLAAQHLVRAGMVVLDRNWRGAGGELDLVLRDGRTLVICEVKTRSSTAFGSPLEGVTATKAARLRRLAGQWMAAHDLRVPDVRIDLVGVLRTAAGPEIEHVVGVC; encoded by the coding sequence ATGACAACGGATCGACAGAGACTCGGGACGTATGGCGAGCACCTGGCCGCGCAGCACCTGGTGCGCGCGGGGATGGTGGTGCTGGACCGCAACTGGCGTGGTGCCGGGGGAGAGCTGGACCTGGTGCTCCGCGACGGGCGCACGCTCGTGATCTGCGAGGTCAAGACGCGGAGCTCGACAGCCTTCGGATCTCCGCTGGAGGGCGTCACCGCGACCAAGGCCGCGCGCCTTCGCCGGCTCGCAGGGCAGTGGATGGCGGCGCACGACCTACGGGTCCCGGACGTGCGCATCGACCTTGTAGGGGTCCTGCGGACGGCAGCCGGTCCCGAGATCGAGCATGTTGTGGGGGTGTGCTGA
- a CDS encoding TadE/TadG family type IV pilus assembly protein: MSRCAALRARAGRTDRSKDRDERGASAVEFAMLLPFLALFIFGIIAYSYMFSVRQAITQATAEGARAGAVATPGNAATEARSAIDDALSGYDLSCTTTGVNCVTSVSGGSITVSVDYAYKANSKLQLPLIPMPSSLKFTSQARIN; encoded by the coding sequence ATGTCTCGTTGTGCAGCTTTGCGCGCGCGTGCCGGCAGGACCGATCGGTCGAAGGACCGTGACGAACGGGGAGCGTCGGCGGTCGAGTTCGCCATGCTGCTGCCGTTCCTGGCGCTGTTCATCTTCGGCATCATCGCCTACTCGTACATGTTCAGCGTGCGTCAGGCGATCACCCAGGCGACTGCCGAGGGAGCCCGCGCCGGCGCAGTGGCGACCCCGGGCAACGCCGCAACCGAGGCGCGGTCGGCCATCGACGACGCGCTGTCCGGCTACGACCTGAGCTGCACGACCACGGGCGTCAACTGTGTCACCTCGGTGTCGGGCGGTTCGATCACCGTGAGCGTGGACTATGCCTACAAGGCGAACTCCAAGCTCCAGCTCCCGCTGATCCCGATGCCGTCCTCGCTCAAGTTCACCTCGCAGGCGCGGATCAACTGA
- a CDS encoding DUF2469 family protein, translating to MTIAPWWRARDVVAIIKYVVETDRRFYLCNQVDVKTRTEQGDVFFEVSMSDAWVWDMYRPARFAKNVTVPTFKDVNVEELAKPGHRPGQGLTPDLPRGLVRIARFG from the coding sequence GTGACGATCGCACCCTGGTGGCGCGCCCGCGACGTGGTCGCCATCATCAAGTACGTCGTGGAGACCGACCGTCGCTTCTACCTGTGCAACCAGGTGGACGTGAAGACCCGGACAGAGCAGGGCGATGTCTTCTTCGAGGTGTCCATGAGCGATGCCTGGGTGTGGGACATGTACCGCCCCGCGCGGTTCGCGAAGAACGTCACGGTGCCCACCTTCAAGGACGTCAACGTCGAGGAGCTCGCGAAACCGGGACATCGACCCGGACAAGGTCTGACCCCAGACCTGCCCCGAGGACTAGTCCGGATTGCCCGGTTCGGGTGA